The DNA region aaattataaaaaatattatactccAGAACACGGATCTTGTTTTCGGATAAATGGGTCGAACTTCCCGAACCCGGTTTATTCAATTTGATAAATTAGGGTTTCTTCACTGTCCTATATATACAAAGCCTAACGCAAAACCCTAGTTTTGTCTTGCAGGCGAAGAGATGGCCACCGTTCCAGGGCAGCTCGTGTGGGAGATCGTCAAGAAAAACAATTCCTTCTTGGTCAAGCAGTTTGGAAGGGGCACCCAGAGCGTCGAATTCAGCAGAGAGAGCAACAATCTCTACAACCTCAATTCGTTCAAGTACTCTGGTGTGTCAtcactccaattttttttttattgtttttttttgagaaaaaattggattttgttttaattgttgaaaatgGGTACAGACTAATTCTTTTGATGATATTGAGTCAGAATATTTGAGGTTGAATTACCGGGCCAGAACTTGGGTTGAtagatattgaatttttttaattttttttaatgataatgtGTTTATCTAATGATCTCAGATTTGGCTTTATCTGAGAAACATTTTATGGATTGGATCAATGTGTTTCGATGGTTTGTGGCTGAATGTcttattttactgtttatgggtAGGTTTGGCAAACAAGAAAACTGTTACTGTTCAGCCTGAGGGCAAAGATCAGGCTGTGTTGTTGGCTACAACCAAGACAAAGAAGCAAAACAAGCCCGCTGCATTGCTCCACAAATCTGTGATGAAGAAGGAGTTCAGGAGGATGGCAAAAGCTGTTGAAAACCaggtaattttaaataaaaatcattattccTTGGAGGTTAGATTTGTGATGTATGTTAATGGTGTATCATGTATGATATTCTTGTTCTAACTTCTTAGAGTTTGACATTGGTATTTCAAATATCTATTTCTGTttggtttatttttctttaaggaCGACTAATCTGGTTTAAATCTTGTTTGCTGTAAGAGTGTTAGTTGCTATAGATAAAAGTCAAACTGAACTTGTTCATATTATCCTGCAAAGTGATATTGATAGCAGTCCTTTGACTTGTATTTGACGTTTACCCTTATGTCAGTGACTGAACTGTCCCCAGCTGGCAAATTTGTATCATTTtcataatgaaaagaaattttatgttattattgttCTTGGGTCTGTTGAAGTTACCTTGCCTACTTGTTTTCGATTTTGTGATTGTTGTGTCTTTGTTGGGGGATATTGTGCTTGAAAAAATCTGTTTGGGCTTTTGCCAGCAAGGCTCAGCTGCGGTGATGAGGCTCTAACATATAAGAAGAATCCTTTTTTTGGGTTTCTTCAATGAAATATACATGTTACGCTTGGCTTCTGAGCTTCTATCACGGGTTCCTTCCTGATGCTATTAATATAGGAAAGTTTTATGTTTCTTTCCTATGCTTGTTAATCATTCTCTGATGTCAGCATCCAAAATTTCTTATGATATTAGTATTGTTTGGTCTTGGTCTGAATTTCTCCAAATATTTTTGCTTGAACCTATGAATTCCCAAGAGTAAGCCTACTGAGTTTTGCATGGACAGTACATGGTTCTTTAGTTTTAATCTGTAATaattttcttcatatgttcCAATAGCCCAACATTTCCAACTTAATGCTTGTTCATTTGTTTTGAATTGTGGTGCTGTTACCTCATTATACCCCAAATTTCCAACTTTACCTGAGTCCcttttcctaatgatgcaatGTGCTTCAGGTGGCCAAAAATTACTACAGGCCTGATCTCAAGAAGGCTGCCCTTGCAAGGTTGAGTGCTGTTCACAGAAGCCTCAAAGTTGCCAAGTCTGGTGTCAAGAAGAGGAATAGACAGGGCGTGAGAGTCGCTGGTAGGAAGTGAAAGGGAATTGAGAAAGAATCTGCTGTTCAATCTTCGTTTTTGCCCTCTCTTTCGTGTTTTTAGAACTCCAATCTAGATTTCTCGAGTTTGTTTTGCAATGCAGTTATTTATTAAGTATTCAATATGAAAACTTGAACTACCATGTTATAGATTTCACCTTGATTTGTGTCTCGGTATATTCGCCTCATGATTGTTGCTTTAAAAGTCGCTCTTCCGACAAAATAGCTGGCTATTATTGCCTCAAAGGAGGGATATGATTAGTGTGTTTAGCATTGAAACCCTcgatttaaaagatatttttatttctatttttcttttatcatcctATCATAATGAACGTAGTTGTGTAGAACTCGAAAGTTGAAACAATAGTTGATGCGAGGATTGGGGGTTTGAAACATGTTAAGCACAGTTGCATAAATGTTCGCACTAAACAAAGAAGCCTCCTGTATTAACAATTTGCCATTTTGGTCCAgtgaaaagtaatatttttaaattacaagaGAAAATGGCAAATATTTGAAGTTGTAGCATCACTCAATGTGAAGGTTGATAAAATAGATTGCACACCTCTTAATATAAAGCTTGAAAATAGATTAACATtagaaagattaaaaaacaTCAATTGATGAGTTACATTCTTTGACACGCCACCTTGTACGTAAAACACGGCATTGTTACGTAGGTTGAATCGCATGGCTTAAACAAGTTTCGGAATGCAATTAGTCCTAAGTCCCAGTTAGTAACGGAAATGGATTACCTACGTTCACGCATGGACCATGATGATTGTAATTGTCTTACTCTGTGAATTTGTGCTTCCTTCGACTCCAGAATCAGCAACTAGTAACTAGCTAATTCAGAAGTTTCGGACTTTGGTTCCAAGGGTATGATTGGGTAGGACATGTTGTAAAGGTAATTTGCCTGGTACAAGTGATCACATAACTGAGGTAAATGCAGaggttttttttactatttagcATATAACCAACGGTACCTAGAAGCTTGAAAATTACCTTAGTTACAATTGTGTGGCTAattgttaatgttatatatgGTGATGTGTTGTTATTGGTAACAACATTTGGTGCTGTTATGATTGGGCCTGATGGTTGACTGGCTTGTCCATGCGTGACCATCACGATAATCTTAAACCGTTTGAGgcttaatgtttaatttttttttttattacaaatcaattattattttttaaaaatctcttTTCTACTTTACAATGCAAGTTTGGCTTataccaaaaaatagaaatgcttgttttgaatcaaGAGGCCTCTCAAATCCAACCACCGAGGAATTTGATACGCTTTAGCTTCTCGTTACAAAATTTGCAAATAATCAAACTGCCTATTATTCTTCGAATTATTTCTTCATAGTTAAGTTAACGCGGTCTCTACTATTAGTACATAAAATTTCCTCATTAATATTGTCATTTGTGGGTTCGTATAGAAGAAAGGACTATATCAAATTTTGAAGTGTAATTACTATTCTATTCCTATGGATACCAACCTTTGTAGTTTGTACCATTTATTATATTCAATACCACTATGTTCATCCTATACACAAAATAAACATATTGTATTTGtttaataatgaaataattaCTTCTCTTCTCTCAgacaaaaggaaaattaaaaaaggaagaaccaaattagaaaaattacaatttgaaTAGTACAAGGCATTAATTAAACTTGTTAAGGAATCCTTCCTAAAAAGTGTTGACAAAGTCTAAAGTCAATGAAAGCATATTATTACACGCATTGGAGTACCATGTTACTTGTCTTGGTGTAATTCATTAGCCTTATAAAAGAGTTAGATACAATACACAGTTTCATAATTCGTTTGGTACTTACTGTACCACATTTTCTTTCACAAACTATTCTGGCTGCTGATCACACAGCAGCCATGTCTGTAAAGAAATCTGAGTCTCTCAATGGCAGCAATGCGGTTGCCAAGCTTAAGGGCCAGAAACCTTCAAAACGGAGGCATTTCGAACGCTGTTTCTCTTCAGTTGAATTGACTATGGAGCCAGGGAAGCAGCTGAAGGACATGGATTCCAACAAGTTGAAGGCTGAGATCAAGAGGTGGGCTAAGGCTGTTGTTGCATATGCACGCCAAGTCAGTGGCCGTTTTGGAAAGTCTCAAGGCTAAGTTACAAATTTATGTATGAGTATTACCCCCACACTTTAAAATTTCTGGATCTGTCACTTATCACAGACATGATCTTGGATTTGGTTGATGGAAGAAATGTTGGTGGAGTTTGAAAATTTGAGCTTTACATCAAATGGTTTTTAGCCTTGAGAATTTGTTCATAGATGTTAAAGCGGTGGCTGTATATTTGTTGTGAGAAGCAAGGTGAATCAAATAATTGTGTGTTGGGATATCCATTTGTATTGACAGGAATCATGCCTTGTCTATTTGGAGGTAGAATGCCAAATTTCAATACATTTAAATTTCACAAAGTAATATTGTAAATATAATCTGGAATTGGAAAGTACTATTTCTTTTGTCTCCATTGAACTGCTAAGTGCCTAATTATACTGTGAAGCGTGAAATTTGTACAAATTCTACAGCACGTGATCTTCTTAGCTTGTGTCTTGTTTTCCCTTGTGTTTCCATGGAATCGTTAACAGTTAAACTATATCGTATTTGTATATTGAAT from Glycine soja cultivar W05 chromosome 8, ASM419377v2, whole genome shotgun sequence includes:
- the LOC114422337 gene encoding uncharacterized protein LOC114422337, whose translation is MSVKKSESLNGSNAVAKLKGQKPSKRRHFERCFSSVELTMEPGKQLKDMDSNKLKAEIKRWAKAVVAYARQVSGRFGKSQG
- the LOC114422335 gene encoding 60S ribosomal protein L28-2-like — its product is MATVPGQLVWEIVKKNNSFLVKQFGRGTQSVEFSRESNNLYNLNSFKYSGLANKKTVTVQPEGKDQAVLLATTKTKKQNKPAALLHKSVMKKEFRRMAKAVENQVAKNYYRPDLKKAALARLSAVHRSLKVAKSGVKKRNRQGVRVAGRK